GCGGGCCTGACTGGTATGGCTTATACCCCAGTTCCTCCAGTGTGGCCTGCGCCGCCAGCAGCGCTGCATTGTCTGCGAAATGCACTTGAAGTTCACTATCATCCATCATATTCTCATCCTCCTTAACCTCGTAGCTATCACTGAACATCAACTTCCAAGAAAATTCATCACGACTCCATTAAATGTATCTGCTTCCTCCACAAAAGGAAGATGCCCGCATCCCCCCATGACTACTTTGGAGGAGTTGCACAACGTAGTATGTAACAAATCAGTAGATTTTATATTATAAGGATGATCTTGATCTCCAATAATCATACAAGTTGGCAGCATAATTTTATGAAGTCTTGTAACAGCGGAAGGTTTAAGAGGTAATGATAATCTGGGCTCAAAGCGACAAAATACATCCGCATTCCTTAGTTGATTTAGAATCTGATCTCTTGCCATTTTTTTTGAGATGGGGGGAATGAAGTATTGCCAGAAATCACTCTTTATAAATGACTCGATAGCAGTCTCTCTGCCCTTGAAACGTACTGAAAGGTAATTTTTCAGACCATTCCAGATCATTTGGATAGGCATTGAATTACCGCTAATGAAAGGAGCTGAAAGTATAAGGCCACATACACGTTCAGGATATTCCAATGCAAAATCCAAAGCGACTCCGCCTCCATATGAAGAACCCAGAAGGATCGCCTTAGGAACGTGTAAAGCATCCATAACTGCTTTTAAATCAGCCACATTGGAAAACTTAGTTCGGGGAGTACTTGAACGTCCATAACCCCTAAGGTCATAACGTATTACTCGATACATTCGTGAGAAAAACATAGCCTGCTTGTCCCATACTTCATGAGTGTTAAAATTTCCATGTATGCATATAAAAGGTTCACCCTCACCAGAGACCTTACAGTATAAGGACGAATCATCCGCTCTTAAGATATACTCGTTATCCATAATCCTCCTCCTATTAAAGTAAATCAGCCTGATGCAGATTATCCTCAATAAGTGATCTTAACACTTCGGATATAGTATGATCTCCCCGTTGGCAGTAGCGGTCGATCTCATTCCAGCACTCCTCGGGCAGGGTCAATGAAATTTTACGTGTTATTCCTATTCTTTTGCGCCCAGCTCCCTTACGCACTCCTCCTTTTTGCTTTTCGACCCCCATAGGAATACCTGTATTACCATATTGTCCCATATTCATCCTCCTCCAACAGAATCATTGCATAGAATTATTAATCATTCAATTATTGCTACCTTATTCAAAAGAAATTCAATCCGTTCGAATGGAGCGAATCCAGCCTGTTATAGACAGGACGAACAGCCCGAATGCCACGACAGCCACAGCCGTCACGATACCTTCCAACCAGCCTAGCCAAGCTGCCCCCAGTGAAAATCCCATTAAAATCCCCAGCGGAACAAACAACATCCGTACCATGGTCACACCTGCACGATTTAACGCCTCCGAATCGTAGGATACGAGCTGAACATAGTCCGAGGTTGCAAATACCTCCCAGGAGCGATAGAAAAGTACACTTAACATGATGACCAACAAGCCACACACGATTACATTGACCGGGAAAGGCGGCAAAGCAACGGCAGCGATCGAAAGGCCCCCAAGCTGCAAGTACAATTTCATAGTCGAGGAGTTACGAAAAAATGCTTTGAATGCCGTCTCAGCTGTCCGATTAGAGATGGTTCGATGACGTAGCAACTTTCGCTGCTTGCGGAATATGATCGTCCGGGTGCGCGGCGCTTTCGGCTTGGTCACAGACCGGCTCAGTAAAAGGGCGGTAAACTTTAGCCGTTCTCGTAAATCTTCACGCACATCACCCTCAAAGGTTCCCTTCATCTCCAGCCTCATTCGGGCAACCGTAATCAGAAGAAGGATTGCGGCTACAATGCCTGCAAGCAGTGTCCAGATGTGTCCATGCATCCAGGATGTTACCCCAATCGTGAACATGCCCATTGCAACTGCTAAAGGGATGATGCGAATCCAGCGTCTCCATCCGGTATAACGTACTTTCGTCATATGGAGTACAATGACCTGGAATGAAGCTACTGTGCCAAACCAAATCGCTATTAACGCGATATGGATAAATGACATGTCATACACACGGGACCATAGTGGTGAGGTCAACGCCGTAATTGCAATCATTTTACCCAGATGCTGCAAGCAACCCCGATAGATCCCTTGTTTCATCAATGTACGCATCCACAGCGACCTTGATTTCAGGAACAACACATCCGCTTCCTCTACAAATAGTAGAATTCCACCTGTAAGCATAATGATGTCGATCAGCCCTGTCAGTATAGGCAGCGTTAATCCGGTCGCCCAGGAGGGCAGTGGTTTGGACCATAAACTCACGTACCATCCGCTGAAATACAGCAGACCCGGAATAAGCAGGTATACCCATACCGTCCAATCTACTACCAGTTTCAGGTTTTTTAACTGTTCATTGAAGTGCTCCTTGCGTCTGCGTCTATATAAACCAAGTGGCGTGTATGCTCGAGAGGTCTCCATCTCTTCTCCCCCCCTTCCCGGTCAGGATGTCAGTGTGTCAAAACAATCAAACAATGAGGCGTCCGGCAAATCTGCTGCTGCACGGATTTCGTCCAGTGTTCCCTCAGCAGCAGAGCGTCCGGAATGGATGAGAATAAACCGATCACAGATTCGTTCAGCGGTATCCAGTACATGCGTTGACATAAGAACACCCGCACCACGGCGGCGCTCATCGTCCAGCAACTTCAGAAAATCCTTGGTAGCGCGTGGGTCCAGCCCGATGAAAGGCTCGTCCACAATATATACATCCGGCGAGGACAGGAAGCCGATCATCAGCATCATTTTCTGCCGCATCCCCTTGGAAAAACTGGCCGGAAGATCATTGCGGACGTGATCCATGCCGAAACGAACCAACATCTCCTCCGCCCTGGCAACAAAGACCTCTTCCTCCATCTCATAGGCCGCCGCTGCCAGATCGAGATGTTCCCACAGGGTCATATATTCGTAAAACACAGGTTGTTCCGGGATATAGGCATAGCGTCCGTCTCCCCCAATGGTTACTTCATACTTCGCATGCTCAAGCAGGCCAAGTAATGTTTTGATGGTCGTGCTTTTGCCAGCCCCATTTGGTCCGATAATTCCCACCAGCTCCCCCGGCGCTACGTGTAATCGGATGTTCCTAATCGTGGATTGACCCGCCTCATACCCTGCTTTCGTAATATGTACGTCCAGTATGGACTCCTGTGCGGCTGTATCTTCGTTTTCGATTTCCATATCATTCACTCCCTGTCCTGTCAGGTGCTTGTTGGGTTCTATATTGATATTGTAATCGAGTTCTTGAGGAATTGTTTGATCATTTTGAGCTTTTGTATAATGATTTTACATTTGCAATTCATGTTATATGTTATAACGTACTAACATTTATACTTACTTACGTATTCATTTCTTAAGTTGAATCATACGATAGGAGGAACATACTATGAATGGTGGTTCCCAAATGAAAGAGGACAATTTTAAGAAGAACATTTTATCTCGTAAGATAGGTAAAATGGGTAAATAGCCTAGGCGTTAGCTTGCCAAAGGTTTTGATTGATAAGCTCGATGTGTCACAAGGTGATGAGATTGAATTTATTGAGAACAGTCAAGGTGAGATTATACTCAAAAAAGTTAGACAATTGAAAATACCTGAAAATGTGAGACCTGAAGTACTGGAAGGTTTTTTTGATGTTTTTGATGTTGAATGGTTACCATCTCCAAATGGAACGTCAATATGCAGTAGAGTTCATGATCAATATTGCAGAGGGCAAGCACTCATTTGAAAGCATCGCAACTATATTAAAGTACCATTCAGTCGTGCGATAACATAATCTTATAATAAACGAAAAAAGCAGGGGATCTGGATCCCCTGCTTTTTTATATTACAGTGAAAATCTCATATTTGTATACTCGTTTCACTCACCTGTTATCATGGATTTGCTGCAAGACTCCCGTCCATATCGTTCTTTTTTTGCCTGCGAATCACTACATAAATCACGCCAAGCAGCGTCAGCAAAATGCCTGAACTAATAAAAGCCGGAATAACTCCGAATGAGGTCACCAAAAATCCACCTACCACCGGACCCATGATGTTACTGGCTGTCATGATGCTGCCAACCGTTCCAAACACACGCCCCGTCATGGATTCAGGTGTTTGTTCCTGAAGTAGAATTTGGAACGGAACAATGGCAAACCCAACCCCCACACCCGCCAGGGCAAATAACGATATCAGCAGCAAATTGGCGCCAAGACCGGCATGCGGCCATACTCCTACGATCATTCCTACTCCACCAATGACAAGACCCATCAATGATGTTCCAAGCCCCATCTTGATAACATGCCCCGCCCTTTTCCACTTCTGAACACTCATCGCTGCAATTAACGTTCCAACACCGCTAGCTGCGACGCACCATCCGAGCAGATCACTTGAAATACCGGGAAGCTGTCTGAACAGGACTACCGTCTGGGAATCCGCAAATTGCAGAAACAGAAGGGCTGAAGCAAGCAGGACTAGCGAGGTTCCCACATGAGGAAGAGATGCGAGCATGCGGATGCCTTCCATTGTATCTTTCAAAAACGTAGCTTTTTCACCTGTTTGTGCAACACCTGCTGTCTCTTCCCTTACTTGTTCTACGTTCTGATTCACAGATTGGATCACTCGGGCTCCAGGAATCCATAGCAAAATAATGCCTGAGATCAGAAAAGACGCGGAATCCAACACGAAACACCAGGTAATCCCAAAAGCAGCAACCAACAGCCCGCCAAGGGCTGGACCGATAATTTTGGACATCTGTTCAATCACCGAGCTGATGGACACTGCCTGCCCCAATTGCTCCTGCGGCACAATTTCCTTAAGCTTGCCGTTCTTGGCTGGTGAGAACACCACATCGAATAAAGACTTGAGAATAAGCAATACATACACATGCCAGATTTGATCGGCAAAAATGAGCCCTCCAACGATCACAATTCGCGCACCGTCTGCGCCGATCATCAGCCACTTCCGATTGACCCGGTCTGCCAGCGCCCCTGCAAATGGTCCGGTAAGCAAGACAGGCAATGCTGCACAGAGCGTGGTAAACGTAATCTCCCATGGCGTTGCATTCCAGCGAATACCCACCAACGTAAGGATTGCCAGCAAGTGCAGCCAGTCTCCCAGATTGGAGATAGCCTGCGCAGCCATCAAAGTGATAAAAGATCGATTGTGCTTCAGGGGTCTTCGTTCCTGCATCGTTAATCCACTTGTCATCCTTCTTCTCCTCCGCCCTCAACCCATTCATGATATGAATTTATTATAGAGAGCAGGCTGTGCCCCCACCTCCTGCCAGAGACGGAGAAGCCGCGGCGCCTTCAGGATGATCTTTCCATAGCTTATTTTCGAGTTTTATGAATTCTGACTACAAGTGTAAATATTCTTTAGTTCAATTTATATAGACGAAAATGATTAAATTTTAATTGCTAAAAATGCAAATCTTGTGACATATCGCATGTTTTTCGTGCAAACAGGTGCTTACAATAGAAATATGGCGAACCTCTGAATCGTCAAATGTAAATTCATCAACTCCAATAAATCTGAAAAGGCGGGATCAGTATGCTGGAATTACAGGAAATCGGAACCGAACGTTCTCTTCATCTGTACCGCACCTTGGCCCAGACATTTAAGAGCGTGAATGAACACGCTGTATCCGGAAGCAAAGTGCATGGCTTCAACCCCACCGCTTACGGAGTGCTCGAAGTGTTATATATGAAAGGAGCACAGCCCATTCAACAAGTCGGTGCACAACTGCTGTTACAGAGCGGGAATGTCACATATGTCATTGACAAGCTGGAGCAAAAGGGGCTTTTACACCGAAAACACTGTCCGCAGGACAGACGCATTATTTTCGTGGAATTGACTGAGGAAGGTCAGCGTACGATGGATGACATCTATCCAGGGTACGCTCACAAAATAGATCGTGCTGTCAGCGGTCTGAGCGAGGATGACAAGACATTGCTCTCTGAGCTGTTGGAAAGGCTTGCACTTGGTGCGGATCGTTTATCCGCAAACGGCTAGGCCAGCCCCATATCACCTGATCCAAACTAAAAATAACCGGTAACGCCTATTTAGGCGAACCGGTTATTCGTATTTATTTACTAATCTAATCAAAGGTACAGAATCCACATCAACACCGTGAGAACAGCAACAACCAATCCACCTGCAATGAGCAAATCCACAATGTAACTGGACAGACCTGAGCGGCTGTGACCCTCAACCTCCCTCTGCGTCTCTTCGTACTTCCGTTTGGCTTCATCTTCATTGGACGAATTCAGATTATTGGGAAACATCATCCTCACCCCTACTCCAAATGAGATATCTATATTATCCTGTGCTGGTCTGCTGCTTCTGCTTACGTGATCTATTCAAGATCCATCCCAGACCTGATTGCCACAGTAAAAAAACAAAAGTTGTTATGACTACGTATTGATAAGGGCCAGCATTCTGAAAGGCATGCATTCTGTACACAAAGATGGAGAACAACAGCGCACTGCCTACACCAAGAAGAAAATAAGCTACGATTGTATATATTACCTTGGATACAGGTCTGTTCATTTTCAGAGAAGCAAGCACTTGGTCCACAAATAGCGATAAAGGCAGGATCAGAAACAGAAGAACAGCCAAATTGATAAGAGTGCTTATGATCAATGTATACCAGAAGGGATAGTAATATGTATCTTCCGCTCGTTCCGCCAAGGGAACATATTGCATGAGTCCGACAACGATGGAAAGTGAAATGCAAGTCATAAGGACTGCCAGCAGCTTGATTGGAAAGGGCACATACCGGAACGATTTCAGGGATTGCTTACTCATCTTAACTCGCCTCCCATTCCATTATTGTAAATTATAGATAATCCCTTCTAGAAAATAATAACAAAAAAGCAGCTGAGAAACAGCTGCCTTAATCCAATGATTATTCTTTTCACTTCGTTTACTGCCCAGAAGCTTGCGCTTGCGGCGGAGCATCTGCATCTTCAGGAACGATTAACCGTTTGCGTAAAGCCAATGTCGTTACCCATGAGATAATAGCAATGACAAACATAATGATGAACAAGGAATGCAGACTTCCTTCCAGCACGTTACGCAGAAGTGCCCATTTGTCATCCGACAGAGCGGCTTCCGTATGTGGAGCAAGCAGTTGATTCAGGTCCCCATCCGAAATCCCAGCCTCAGCCAGATGCTGCTCGCTCGACAACGTGGATATCCGGTAGTTCAACCATGTGCCGAAGGCTGCTGCACCGATGGTTTGTCCAAGCGTACGCATAAAGGTATGTAACGCCGTGGAAGATCCACGCTCTTTATACCCAACAGACGACTGTGAAATGATCGTGAATATGGTAAAAGCAAATCCGAAGCCGAGTCCGTAAATAAACGTCAATATAAACAGTACGGCTTGAGGCGATGTTCCACCGACCAGGAAAAGTCCTCCCGATCCAATGGCGATCCCGGTTAAGCCAATCACCGCTGTTAAGCGTGATCCAATCTTCATTAACAGACGGCCGGCAAGTACACTACCGATCAGCCAGCCAACAGACATCGGCGCAAGCAGCAACCCGGATTCAGTCGCATTACCGCCCCGAACCCCCTGCACCCATAGTGGCAAATAACTGGTTAGGCCAATCATCAGGGTACTGGTTAGTAATCCGGCGATATTCGCCACCCGGATGTCCCGAATACGGAATAGATGGAGCGGTACCATCGGGGCCTGGGCTCTTTTTTCCACCACAAAAAATAAAATCATAAACAAAATAGCGACAATACTCAGTCCCACAATAATAGGAGAACTCCAGGCATAATACTGTCCACCCGCGGACAATACAAAGAGCAATGCTGTAATACCGACGGTAAAGGTCAACGCACCCATATAGTCAATTTTCGCGGTACGCGGAGACATTTCTTCCTTCAGATAACGAAACACAAACCACATCGCCAGCAGTCCGAACGGCAAATTGAACCCAAAGATCCATTGCCAGCCCAGATTATCTACGAAATAACCGCCCAGCAGCGGTCCGACTAGAGATGAAATGCCCCACACGGAGCTGATCCAGCCCTGTATTTTGCCCCGTTCTTCAATGCGGTAGATGTCGCCAATAATCGTAAACGTAACAGGCACAACCGCACCTGCACCAATCCCTTGAATCGCTCGAAAAATAATCAGCTGCTCCATATTCTGCGAAAGGCAGCAAAGAAGCGAACCCAGTAAGAATAAAGCACATCCAATCAGGAATACTGGCTTTCGTCCGTATATATCACTGATTTTGCCGAAAATCGGCGTGCTCACAGCCATCGTTAACAGATAAGCCGTGAAAATCCAGCTCAACAGCTGTACACTTCCCAGCTCACTGACAATGGTTGGCCCTGCCGGACCAATCACTGTACCTTCGATTGCAGATAAAAAAGTCGCCAGCAGCAATCCCGCCAGGATGAAACTGCGGTTCAAACCTCCTGTTGTATTCACACAAACCCTTCTCTCTTCAATTCTCTATATAATTGGAACATTGATTTACACAGCCCACTACGAACCAGAACAACCTTTTGATCGCTGTTATCCCCAGATTTTTTTCATCCCCTTCAAAGGGGAAATCCGGTGATAAATGCGAACGCTACGCTTCTCCAGCTTTGTTCTGCCCCTTCGTTGCTTTCTTTATTTATCTCTCTTACGCAAAAACTCATCATACAACAGGGAGTACATCACCATATCCTTATACCCGGTAGACGTGTGCTGCACCTGACGCAGCAGGCCTTCCCGCGTGAAGCCTCGGTTCGTCAGAAACTCTCCCGAAGCCAGATTGCGCGGATCAACCAGCGCTTCAATCCGATTGAGACCCATCGTCTCATACCCAAATGGTAACATGACCGAAAATGCTTCCGTCATATAACCGTGACGCCAGTAGTCGCGCCCCAGTTCATAACCGATCTCCCCACGGAATGCACCTTCAAGTTGCCAAGTGTTATATCCGCAGCTTCCGATGAGTCGGCCCGTTTCCTTGAGTTCAATGCCCCAGCGAATCGCCTCCTCTTCTCCTGCCATATGGTTCAGCAGCCCGATCATATCCGCAGCCTCACTTGTCCCGATCATGGGCGCCAAATTCATATAACGGGTCACTTCCCGGTCAGACCAGCAAGCAAACATCTGGGCCGCATCCCGGCGGCGCATTTTACGCAAACGCAGCCGCCCTGTCTCTAGTTCGGGAATTCTCCCTTTGCATTTATACATGAAAAGACACTCCGATCCGATCTATCCCACAGACCTCATATTCAATAGCCATCTAACCATAACCTGCACCGAATGGCAACTGTTCAATCATCATGATCACGTCAAAAAACCGGGCCACTTCCCCTCCCGGTCTTGTTGTACGTATGGACAGCTCAAGTTTACATCCTAATTTCGGCACACTTTATCCGAATTTAGGTTCAGGCTGTAGACGTCTTCTTGTCCGACGCCAGCAACTCTTCACTAACCCGGCCGAACACGGCTATGATTTCCTTAAACTCCTCAATGCCTGTCCCGGTAAGGCTCCATTGATCTCCATGGGCGGTCAGGAAGTTCTCCTGTGTCAGATGCTCAAGCTCCTGCTTGATCTCCCGTTCTCCAACGCGATACCCCCGTTCTTCCAATAGAGGCAATGCGTCGCTAACGGTTAAATCCTGATTTTGGGCCAAATATAGAAGATGAATTCGTACAAAAAGATTCTGTACCTCTGCATGCATAAGCCAAGCTCCTTCCCGGGTTGTAGCCCGCCGTGGTTGCTAAGTATTTACCCCACCCAGGAAGATGAGAAACAGGAGGAAATTTCATAATTGACCTGCCCTTTCCGAAATCCTCCGCTTGACTAACCGCAGGCTCTGCACTATCTTGAAAATAAGTACCATTTTTGCTCGGGAGGGTGATTCATCATGTTTCAAGCTGTTTCTTATGAAGGAACACGAAGCGAGCAGCAAACCGCCGTCCTGGGACAGTTAAGTGCTCTGATCCGCGATGAACCTAGCGCTATTGCCAATCTGGCAAACGCTGCGGCGTTGCTCAATGTATTTATGACCGACACCAATTGGGTCGGATTCTATCTGTATGATGGAAAAGAACTTGTACTCGGTCCATTCCAGGGACTGCCTGCCTGCATCCGTATTCAACTTGGGCGCGGTGTATGCGGCACTTCTGCTGCGGAGCGACGTACGATGGTCGTTGAAGATGTTCATGCCTTTCCAGGCCATATCGCCTGTGATGCCGCATCGAACAGTGAAATCGTTGTACCCATTATCAAAAACGGCGAATTGTACGGGGTGCTCGACATCGACAGCCCGCTCAAAAACCGTTTTGACGACGAAGACCGCATCTTTCTGGAAAAGGCGGTAAGCCTGATCACAGAGCAGTTGGAATTATCCTAACTGCCTGAAATAAGGTCTTAAGCCGATGCAGAGTTCATCGGTCATACGATGATATGCAATAACAAAGAGCGCACTCTCCTAGAGGATCTGCGCTCTTTGTTATGATTATTTTTCTTCACACCCATGTTCTGCTCGCCCAAGATACTTTATGCAGCTAGGATAAATCCTGTTCCGCCTTAATCATCATCCCGTCTCGCAAAAACTCGGCCAGCTTGGGGTGGTAGCCATCATACATCTGACGAAAATTTTTGTGCTCGACGTACAGATTGGCCAAATCCCGGTAAATCTCTGCTGTTGGGGTGTAATAATCCTTGATCCAATCGAGATGTCTGCCAATAATCTGCTGTACTTCCGGGCTGCCGGGTTCTAACCCTTCTTCAATAGCGTCCTGCAAGTCCAAGTGAATTCGATCAATCTTCGCCTGTGAATCGAGAAAATCTTCCTTCGTCTTCATCTCCTGACCATCAGGCATTTTGGACTGCTCCGGTGAATTGGCGTTGTAGTTCTGACTGTTCTCTGTATGCATCCGTTCAGAATAGTCATTCTTTGGCGCTCGGTCAGAGATCGGTTCATTCAGAAGCTGGTGACGCCCCTTCCTTGAAAACCCGGCGTACAGTTCGTACTCATCCATTTCCTGCTCTCCACGTAAGTAAGAGATGGTTTTGTCCAGTGTCTGAATCATTCCGTGGAGATGAAGTGCCTTCTCCAGCATCTCGATCCGATGCTGCTGCATAATACGGATCATGTCCCGGGGAGTATCCCTGAGCATGGGGCCAATCTCTTCCTCCTCCATGCCTACTTCTTTACAGAACAGAATCTGCTGTAGTCTCAGCAGCTCCGGCTTCTCATAGTAGATATCCTCATCTTGACCCACGAAGGCTGGATTCAGCAGACCTTTCTCTGCATACTGTCCCAATTCACTCAGACTTACACCGGACATCCCGGATACATCAACCATGGAATATGCCATTGGAATACACCTCCTGTCTGGCCTGTAACTCCAAGGTTCAGGCTTGTTCATACTGCATTTTATTTAAATTTAAGTGAGATATTATAAGACTTCCATCAATTCTGTACCCCAGTAATCCGTTCATTCTCTGGATGGATACACAACGCTTCGGTGATATGAACGGCATGTCATTGGTAGATTTGCGGTATGATAAGTATTTATACCCTTCTCATCAGATGTGAACCCGGGGTTAATAAAGAAAGGCTATGTATTTTTTTACGGTATGGGCTGAACGCAGAAAAAGAAAAAATCCTGTACCCGCTAACTTGGGCACAGGATCACCAGTTTCTATTTTATCTCGAATATCCATCGTCTCACGGTTGGATCTTAATTCTTGTTAAACATGACAAACTTCAATTCGGTCATTTCCTCTACGGCATATTTAACACCTTCACGTCCCATCCCGCTCTGCTTCACACCGCCATAAGGCATATGATCCACACGGAAAGTGGGAATATCGTTAATCATCACGCCGCCAGCTTCGATGTGGTCCGCTGCATGCAATGCAGTATGAATATCATTGGTAAACACACCTGCCTGAAGCCCGTAGATGGAATCATTCACATGCTCAATGCCTTCTTCAACCGAATCCACCGAATTAATGACAACGATCGGGGCAAAGACCTCCTGACAAGACACCTTGGCATCTCGCGGAACGTTAATCAGTACGGTTGGACGCAATACGCCTCCCTCGGCTTCGCCACCTGTCGCCACCTCAGCGCCTGCCTGCTTCGCTTCATCGATCCAATCCAGCGTACGCTGTACATCTTTGGATGTGATGAGCGCAGAGACAACGGTATCCGGATTCAACGGGTCTCCAACTACGACTTTTTGGGCTGCTTCTGCAAAACGACGAATGAACTCATCCGCAATCGCGCTATGCACATAGATTCGCTGCAGTGAAATACATACCTGACCTTGGTAAGTAAAAGCCCCGGTCACACATCTCGGTACCACCTTATCCAAATTGGCATCCGCATCTATAATGACGGCTGCATTGGACCCCAGCTCCAATGTTACGCGTTTCAGTCCGGCTTTGCTGCGAATGCTGGTACCTACAGCAGGGCTGCCTGTAAACGTAATATGGGCCACGTCAGTATGCTCTACAAGTACATCACCGATCGTTTTGCCGTCACCGCTCACCACATTCAATGCGCCATCCGGTAATCCCGCTTCCTGAAGCAAATTGGCAATATAATACGAAGACAACGGTGTCTGCTCCGCAGGTTTCAACACAATCGTATTGCCTGCTGCCAGCGCTGGTCCTACTTTGTGGGCCACCAGGTTCATCGGAAAATTAAACGGCGTAATGGCTCCAATAACGCCCAAAGGCTGCCGCATCGTGTATCCTATGCGTCCTTCTCCGCCTTTGGCTGCATCCATAGGAACCGTCTCTCCGGTGAGCCGCTTGGCTTCTTCTGCGGCGAAACGATACGTTTCCACCGTACGATCAACCTCGGCCAGTGCCGCAGTAATCGGCTTCGCTGCCTCCAGCGCAATGATTCGTGCTGCTTCTTCCTTCCGCTCTTCCAGCAGGGCGGACAGCTTGTAAAGGATGTCTGCACGCTGATGGGCAGGCATTCTGCGCATCTCTTTGCCCGCCTGAACTGCGGCGGCAATCGCTGCTTCGACTTCCTCCGCTGACGCAGAAGATACTTCTGCCAATGTTTCTTTCGAGTACGGTGCCTGAAGTGCTATATAGTCTACTGATTCGGTGGGCTTGCCCCCGATGAACAGATGTTGTTTTTTCATGGTTGTATCCTCCATTCATGTTTAACGCAGCGTTATCCCATACCTATTTATACACCACTTTAGCATCATCAACACAAGAAAGTCATACCTCTATTTGAC
Above is a window of Paenibacillus sp. E222 DNA encoding:
- a CDS encoding TipAS antibiotic-recognition domain-containing protein encodes the protein MAYSMVDVSGMSGVSLSELGQYAEKGLLNPAFVGQDEDIYYEKPELLRLQQILFCKEVGMEEEEIGPMLRDTPRDMIRIMQQHRIEMLEKALHLHGMIQTLDKTISYLRGEQEMDEYELYAGFSRKGRHQLLNEPISDRAPKNDYSERMHTENSQNYNANSPEQSKMPDGQEMKTKEDFLDSQAKIDRIHLDLQDAIEEGLEPGSPEVQQIIGRHLDWIKDYYTPTAEIYRDLANLYVEHKNFRQMYDGYHPKLAEFLRDGMMIKAEQDLS
- a CDS encoding aldehyde dehydrogenase family protein produces the protein MKKQHLFIGGKPTESVDYIALQAPYSKETLAEVSSASAEEVEAAIAAAVQAGKEMRRMPAHQRADILYKLSALLEERKEEAARIIALEAAKPITAALAEVDRTVETYRFAAEEAKRLTGETVPMDAAKGGEGRIGYTMRQPLGVIGAITPFNFPMNLVAHKVGPALAAGNTIVLKPAEQTPLSSYYIANLLQEAGLPDGALNVVSGDGKTIGDVLVEHTDVAHITFTGSPAVGTSIRSKAGLKRVTLELGSNAAVIIDADANLDKVVPRCVTGAFTYQGQVCISLQRIYVHSAIADEFIRRFAEAAQKVVVGDPLNPDTVVSALITSKDVQRTLDWIDEAKQAGAEVATGGEAEGGVLRPTVLINVPRDAKVSCQEVFAPIVVINSVDSVEEGIEHVNDSIYGLQAGVFTNDIHTALHAADHIEAGGVMINDIPTFRVDHMPYGGVKQSGMGREGVKYAVEEMTELKFVMFNKN